The Leishmania donovani BPK282A1 complete genome, chromosome 9 genome includes a region encoding these proteins:
- a CDS encoding N-acetyl-D-glucosaminylphosphatidylinositol de-N-acetylase translates to MHSITVVCINVVLALLLLLWMKIANLAGTSVRSDVLFVFAHPDDEAMFFTPLLHSLRAQRVTVHFLCLSNGNYAGMGKEREKELYASGAFFGVQRRNIRVVDHADLQDGMCNIWSPLLIRREIESYMQKAGSISTIVTFDKYGVSGHPNHIAVHNGVRELKENMPPGLLHLQLRTRSLLWKYVGLLAVLPYVLWSSTCVSRTSFVAVIPPASVWESMAAMRKHAGQLVWFRYLFVIFSSYTYVNEIEEL, encoded by the coding sequence ATGCACAGTATCACAGTTGTATGCATCAacgtggtgctggcgctgctgctgctgctgtggatgAAGATAGCAAATCTTGCCGGAACGTCAGTTCGCAGTGACGTTCTGTTCGTGTTTGCGCACCCGGATGACGAGGCAATGTTTTTCACGCCACTCCTGCATTCGCTGCGGGCGCAGCGGGTCACGGTGCATTTTCTGTGCCTGTCCAACGGCAACTACGCCGGGATGGGAAAGGAGCGTGAGAAGGAGCTGTACGCCAGTGGCGCTTTCTTTGGTGTGCAGCGGCGTAACATCCGAGTCGTCGACCACGCTGACTTGCAAGACGGCATGTGTAATATCTGGAGCCCTTTGCTTATTCGCAGAGAGATCGAGTCATACATGCAGAAAgccggcagcatcagcaccaTTGTTACATTTGACAAGTACGGTGTCTCTGGCCATCCTAACCACATTGCCGTACACAATGGCGTTCGGGAGCTCAAGGAGAACATGCCTCCAGGGCTCCTCCACCTGCAGCTCAGAACACGGAGTCTGCTGTGGAAGTACGTTGGACTGCTGGCGGTTCTCCCTTATGTCCTGTGGTCATCCACATGCGTTAGCCGCACCAGCTTTGTCGCCGTCATTCCACCCGCATCAGTCTGGGAGAGCATGGCCGCGATGCGCAAGCACGCCGGTCAGCTTGTCTGGTTTCGGTATTTGTTTGTCATTTTCTCTTCGTACACGTACGTGAATGAGATCGAAGAGCTCTAG
- a CDS encoding endonuclease III, putative, with protein sequence MNKCSFTPPSNWAQLFARLEDYRKHLKAPVDTMGCHRLRDEYAPKEVQRFHTLVALMLSAQTKDVVTAAAMDTLIKHGLTAQSVHAMTETELDKHICKVGFHNKKAKNIKEVAAILMKNYDGEVPREYAELIALPGVGPKMANLFFQDADHRVIGIGVDTHVHRISQRYRWVPSTVKTPEDTRKALESWLPREHWGTINSLMVGLGQTVCTPLRPKCGICELSDICPNAFKETQQKRLRAKAPLVEKEEPVSNKKRRK encoded by the coding sequence ATGAATAAATGCTCCTTTACCCCACCATCGAATTGGGCGCAGCTTTTCGCGCGCCTGGAGGATTATCGAAAACACTTAAAGGCCCCGGTGGACACGATGgggtgccaccgcctccgcgacgAGTATGCGCCAAAGGAGGTTCAGCGTTTCCACACGTTAGTGGCGCTCATGCTCAGTGCACAGACAAAGGACGTCGTGACCGCGGCTGCGATGGATACGCTGATCAAGCACGGACTGACTGCGCAGTCGGTTCATGCAATGACGGAGACAGAACTGGATAAGCATATCTGCAAAGTTGGGTTTCACAacaagaaggcgaagaacaTCAAGGAAGTCGCCGCGATTCTCATGAAAAACTACGATGGAGAGGTACCGCGAGAGTACGCAGAGTTGATTGCACTGCCTGGAGTCGGCCCGAAAATGGCGAACCTGTTTTTCCAAGACGCCGATCACCGCGTTATCGGCATTGGCGTCGATACACATGTTCACCGCATCTCGCAGCGTTACCGGTGGGTACCAAGCACCGTGAAGACGCCGGAGGACACGCGCAAGGCGCTGGAGTCGTGGTTGCCTCGGGAACACTGGGGAACCATTAATTCTCTCATGGTGGGTCTCGGCCAAACAGTATGCACCCCACTCCGCCCGAAGTGTGGCATCTGTGAACTTAGCGACATTTGCCCGAACGCGTTCAAGGAGACACAGCAGAAGCGCCTCCGTGCAAAAGCGCCCCTCGTGGAGAAAGAGGAGCCTGTGTCAAACAAGAAGCGGAGAAAATGA
- a CDS encoding RNA-binding protein 5, putative, whose protein sequence is MSYPSPFTRNVYIASLPEDYSEKDLLDLFSPFGRVISCTVKYDKETGMCKGYGFVLFESEQDALNAVIALQGHSIRNTRVQVRLARPEASAKKMYPVMMQQQLMSACMPYQPVYVMYVPSPVYSPMPLVQG, encoded by the coding sequence ATGTCTTACCCGTCTCCGTTCACTCGGAATGTGTACATTGCCAGCCTGCCAGAGGACTACTCCGAGAAGGATCTACTGGATCTATTCTCTCCCTTTGGCCGCGTCATCTCCTGTACAGTGAAGTACGACAAGGAAACCGGGATGTGCAAGGGGTACGGCTTCGTCTTATTTGAAAGTGAGCAGGATGCGTTGAACGCTGTGATTGCGCTCCAGGGTCACTCCATCCGGAACACACGCGTCCAGGTGCGCTTGGCTCGTCCGGAGGCTTCGGCGAAGAAGATGTATCCGGTgatgatgcagcagcagctgatgaGTGCGTGCATGCCGTACCAGCCGGTGTACGTCATGTACGTGCCGTCGCCCGTGTACAGTCCGATGCCGTTGGTGCAGGGCTGA
- a CDS encoding RNA helicase, putative, which yields MPSEILQRLYEGLGFPRDLVTQYLTDLAQAAEVPTFSDVTELLDEAGPFQSFLVCSCFELFNCMTWFSREKSDDKVSPEEGDAILENEIATIESLFSDSFLGRKHFDDEDTNERELYFGFCTSYEKQLLVVVRFPDYYPTEPPAIYVQPLRRSSPESLPSLVVAPSCTKDISAVDRRAIMDAAVQAINGFVGGGCLMVLISAIHGAVSSMKEVRPASSTPPLDRDAAAKERSAVQQQRKAFLGALTGNRVANREDIEEAAEDEEDRFIQVSMPEKVELATVDAASASRETQRRDFLVSDAALDVTLKSSWEKLKTEGSLRKARDSLPAHSVRETLRAALQKHNAVVIGGETGSGKTTQIPQFLYEFMCEEGHGSSANIVCTQPRRLAATSVALRVAEERDEAVGGTVGYSIRLENCVSKKTQITYCTTGIVLRRLQTDKYLGRVSHVVVDEIHERGVDTDFLLILLRDLVRRRQDLKVVLMSATMDSELFARYFDGAPVISIAGRTFPVKVMHLEQIIPEVNYTLEEGSPFEKISGDKETRRRNTRKNVLNLDLEDVEEDVEREKAQHRLAQVVRASPKTLDTLARMNYDVVNYELIEYIVEYIDTKLRAPGAVLVFLPGMAEIQRCLEQLKLNPRLAKSCLFYNLHSSLGSSEQQGVFRRPPAGKRKVILGTNIMETSITIDDAVYVIDTGKAKENRYNARKSLSELVTVNISKANCRQRQGRAGRVQEGFCFRLFTEAQFEAFDDHQLCEMHRVPLESLILQIYALHLGDEVEYLQKALTPPEERAIHSSVKVLTTLGALTVEKRLTSLGQHLANLPLDVRVGKMIIHGALLQCIDPVLTMAACLATRSPFIASVDFRTEVENMRRAFAGETLSDQLSSWFAYNKWVSVLQQKGTAAARKVCEDYFLSPATLKQIQSTKRQYERYLYEAGFLDSAPSSHMSPSKFIFPPFTTLDDRIFEAGGQHFNENSTSTRCILACLVAGLYPNVAQMRMSRGSRSVGGGNCSRRHTVKFTTFDGSECLVHPSSVASKETSFASPLLVYVDKVKTSATFLREVSVVAPLHVILFGSGNLEYLAKYEELCVDEMTAFKCRQEDATLLTHLKTQLDSALTQKINDPSKTWESISSVVVRAIVKLLKEDGGRAGGLTIIDRRQPREPLTEPLVPEAAAVQPVVPENQPFKTSKSCFLCGETGHVSRYCPHNSTHHKGGPPARCFICGQWHFPQDCTLVKALKR from the coding sequence ATGCCTTCTGAAATCCTGCAGCGGCTTTATGAGGGCTTGGGTTTTCCGCGAGACCTTGTCACGCAGTACCTGACGGACCTCGCTCAGGCGGCTGAGGTGCCTACCTTTAGCGATGTAACGGAGCTTCTGGATGAGGCCGGACCTTTTCAGTCGTTTCTGGTCTGCAGCTGTTTCGAACTTTTCAACTGCATGACCTGGTTCTCgcgggagaagagcgacGACAAGGTGAGTCCCGAAGAGGGCGATGCAATTCTAGAGAACGAGATTGCAACGATTGAGAGTCTCTTCAGCGACAGTTTTCTTGGTCGCAAGCACTTTGACGACGAGGACACAAACGAACGCGAACTGTACTTCGGCTTTTGCACCTCTTATGAAAAGCAGCTGCTCGTAGTCGTACGCTTCCCGGACTATTATCCGACAGAGCCGCCGGCGATTTacgtgcagccgctccgcagAAGCTCACCCGAGTCGCTGCCAAGTCTTGtcgtggcgccgtcgtgcacgAAAGACATTTCGGCCGTCGACAGACGCGCCATAATGGATGCAGCCGTGCAGGCAATAAATGGGTTCGTGGGTGGTGGGTGTCTGATGGTACTTATCTCCGCCATTCACGGCGCGGTGTCATCAATGAAGGAAGTGCGGCCggcctcgtcgacgccgccgctggatAGGGACGCGGCCGCAAAGGAAAGGtctgcggtgcagcagcagcgcaaagCATTCCTTGGTGCTCTCACCGGCAACCGTGTGGCCAACAGGGAAGACATTGAGGAGGCCGCagaggacgaagaggatCGCTTCATTCAGGTCTCGATGCCGGAGAAGGTCGAGTTGGCGaccgtcgacgccgccagcgccagtcgggagacgcagcgccgcgactTCTTAGTGTCCGATGCCGCCCTCGACGTGACTCTCAAGTCGTCGTGGGAAAAACTGAAGACAGAGGGTTCTCTGCGCAAGGCGCGCGACTCGCTCCCGGCGCACAGCGTCCGTGAAACGCTGCGGGCGGCCTTACAGAAGCACAACGCCGTCGTTATTGGCGGTGAGACCGGTAGCGGTAAAACAACTCAAATTCCGCAATTCCTGTACGAGTTCATGTGCGAGGAAGGACATGGCAGCTCAGCTAATATTGTGTGTACTCAGCCTCGTCGTCttgccgccacctccgtgGCTCTGCGCGTCGCCGAAGAGCGCGACGAGGCGGTCGGTGGCACGGTCGGCTACTCGATTCGCCTAGAGAACTGTGTATCCAAGAAGACACAAATCACCTACTGCACTACCGGTATTgtgctgcgacggctgcaAACAGACAAGTACCTTGGTCGTGTCAGCCATGTGGTCGTGGATGAAATTCACGAGCGGGGCGTGGATACGGACTTCCTGCTTATTCTGCTACGCGATCTggtgcggcgacgacagGATCTGAAGGTGGTGCTAATGAGTGCCACGATGGACTCGGAGCTGTTTGCACGGTACTTCGATGGTGCCCCGGTCATCTCCATCGCAGGACGCACGTTTCCAGTAAAGGTGATGCACTTGGAGCAAATTATCCCCGAGGTCAACTACACCCTTGAGGAGGGCTCGCCGTTTGAGAAGATTAGCGGGGACAAAGAGACGCGACGGCGCAACACGCGCAAGAATGTTCTGAACCTCGACTTGGaggacgtggaggaggacgtggagcgggagaaggcgcagcaCAGGCTCGCACAGGTGGTGAGGGCGTCGCCCAAGACACTCGACACACTTGCGCGCATGAACTATGACGTGGTCAACTATGAGCTGATCGAGTACATTGTGGAATACATCGACACTAAGCTGCGTGCGCCAGGCGCAGTGCTGGTGTTTCTCCCTGGCATGGCTGAAATTCAGCGATGCCTAGAGCAGCTGAAGCTCAACCCCCGCCTCGCCAAGTCGTGCCTCTTCTACAACCTGCACAGCTCGCTTGGGTCGTCGGAGCAGCAAGGAGTTTTTCGGCGGCCACCAGCCGGCAAGCGAAAGGTGATACTGGGCACCAACATAATGGAAACCTCAATCACCATCGACGACGCTGTCTACGTCATCGACACCGGCAAGGCAAAGGAGAACCGCTACAATGCCCGCAAAAGCTTGTCCGAGCTTGTCACGGTGAACATCTCCAAGGCAAACTGCCGCCAACGACAAGGCCGAGCGGGCCGTGTGCAGGAGGGCTTCTGCTTTCGCCTTTTCACCGAGGCGCAGTTCGAAGCCTTTGATGATCACCAGCTCTGCGAGATGCACCGCGTGCCGCTGGAGAGCCTCATTTTGCAGATTTACGCCCTGCACCTGGGCGACGAGGTCGAGTACTTGCAGAAGGCGCTGACACCTCCCGAGGAACGCGCGATTCACAGCAGCGTCAAAGTACTGACGACGCTTGGCGCGCTGACCGTGGAAAAGCGACTCACCTCTCTCGGACAGCACCTCGCCAACCTACCTCTTgacgtgcgtgtgggcaAAATGATCATCCACGGTGCGCTGCTTCAGTGCATCGATCCTGTGCTCACCATGGCCGCCTGCCTCGCGACGAGGTCGCCCTTCATTGCATCGGTGGATTTTCGCACCGAGGTGGAGAATATGCGGCGCGCGTTCGCTGGAGAGACGCTCTCGGATCAGCTCTCCTCGTGGTTTGCCTACAACAAATGGGTTTCGGTCCTGCAACAGAAGggtaccgccgccgcacgcaaGGTATGCGAGGACTACTTCTTGTCACCTGCCACACTGAAGCAGATTCAGTCCACAAAGCGTCAGTATGAGCGCTACCTGTACGAGGCTGGCTTCCTAGACAGCGCACCGAGCTCGCATATGTCACCGAGCAAGTTCATCTTCCCACCCTTCACAACGCTAGACGATCGCATATTTGAGGCGGGAGGACAGCACTTCAACGAGAACTCCACGAGTACGCGGTGCATCTTGGCGTGCCTGGTCGCTGGACTGTACCCCAATGTCGCACAGATGCGGATGTCGCGCGGGTctcgcagcgtcggcggtggcaatTGCAGTAGACGACACACTGTGAAGTTTACCACCTTCGACGGGTCGGAGTGTCTGGTGCACCCCTCTAGTGTGGCGAGCAAAGAAACGTCGTttgcgtcgccgctgctcgtgtaCGTGGACAAGGTCAAGACGTCGGCAACGTTCCTGCGCGAGgtgtcggtggtggcgccgctacACGTAATACTGTTCGGCAGCGGCAATCTGGAGTACCTTGCAAAGTACGAGGAGCTCTGCGTGGACGAGATGACGGCATTTAAGTGCCGCCAGGAAGATGCAACGTTGCTGACGCACCTCAAGACACAGCTGGACTCTGCTCTGACGCAGAAGATTAACGACCCGTCGAAAACATGGGAGTCGATTAGCAGTGTGGTGGTCCGCGCCATCGTGAAGCTCCTCAAAGAGGACGGTGGGCGCGCTGGCGGGCTCACGATTATCGATCGCCGTCAGCCCCGGGAGCCGTTGACCGAGCCGCTGgtgccggaggcggcggcggtccaGCCCGTCGTTCCCGAGAACCAGCCATTCAAGACGAGCAAGTCTTGCTTTCTGTGTGGTGAAACCGGGCACGTGTCGCGGTACTGTCCGCACAACAGCACGCATCACAAGGGCGGCCCCCCGGCTCGCTGCTTCATTTGCGGCCAGTGGCACTTTCCCCAGGATTGCACACTGGTGAAGGCACTGAAGCGGTAG
- a CDS encoding RNA-binding protein 5-like protein — MMHPQPAAQFVNDDTLKQSRNVYVASLPLSFDDQQLQDLFSPYGRIVSARIMRAKKSHASKGYGFVMFREVSSAEKAIEGLHGRVVDGSRIQVRRANADASMTFSKVLHTPVCPRSTPSTQSNSTTSVLQYTIPDAPAQHVMYSAALPQAATGLYAAQPSTSPYAIVAPRAYQSHNPTPVSINPSYGAVMNPHVLQEQNGGIGATYFSHVQSHQVPVQAVQQQQPVYVVLLPNGQHIVQPNQFSI; from the coding sequence ATGATGCACCCGCAGCCCGCCGCGCAGTTTGTCAATGACGACACGTTGAAGCAGAGTCGAAATGTGTACGTCGCCAGCCTGCCACTCAGTTTTGACGACCAACAGCTTCAGGACCTCTTTTCCCCTTACGGACGTATTGTTTCCGCACGTATCATGCGCGCCAAAAAGTCGCATGCGTCGAAGGGCTACGGCTTTGTCATGTTCCGTGAGGTTAGCAGCGCCGAAAAAGCAATCGAAGGCCTGCACGGCCGTGTCGTGGATGGCTCGCGAATCCAAGTGCGTCGCGCCAACGCCGATGCGTCCATGACGTTCAGTAAAGTGTTGCACACACCCGTTTGCCCGCGGAGCACGCCGTCGACGCAGAGCAACAGCACCACGTCTGTTTTGCAGTACACAATCCCAGATGCTCCCGCGCAGCATGTCATGTACTCGGCAGCTCTTCCGCAGGCCGCCACCGGCCTGTACGCAGCACAGCCGTCAACCTCTCCGTATGCGATCGTTGCTCCAAGAGCCTATCAAAGCCATAATCCGACCCCCGTATCGATTAATCCGAGTTATGGCGCCGTAATGAATCCCCATGTGCTTCAGGAGCAGAACGGTGGCATCGGTGCCACCTACTTTTCGCACGTGCAGTCACATCAGGTGCCTGTGCaagctgtgcagcagcagcagcctgtCTACGTGGTGCTTCTCCCCAACGGACAGCATATCGTCCAGCCTAACCAGTTTTCCATTTAG
- a CDS encoding RNA-binding protein 5-like protein, with amino-acid sequence MTLNFDILAGNNVDWGFECLPTAPERSPAPALFTPFGVTAGTESDLMMASALQAPAPRVMSGSLQAMTQSVPLSDYGENVSPMKNDSLNMSVQASDPAARAYDSNLYVASLPEWFTDADLHELFKRFGPIVSAKVMCHKGTHHCKGYGFVLFQRTDDAAVARSEMIGHVVGGNKIQVRRARSAASAPLTEAASAVSGTFTESPGSTRASSSNVTPINYAAHVVPAQQPSFNPLYPSTTALTPTYVLTNPSAPMQNATHTQPAMLVAIPNGRTMVQGAGDVMYMVLASSAQQMQSTSAIY; translated from the coding sequence ATGACACTGAACTTCGACATTCTTGCCGGCAACAACGTTGACTGGGGCTTCGAGTGCCTTCCTACTGCTCCTGAGCGTAGCCCTGCCCCTGCCCTCTTCACGCCCTTCGGCGTCACAGCCGGCACCGAGTCGGACTTGATGATGGCGAGCGCTTTGCAGGCACCCGCACCGCGCGTCATGTCCGGGTCGCTGCAGGCCATGACCCAGAGCGTGCCGTTAAGCGACTACGGTGAGAATGTGTCGCCGATGAAGAACGACTCGCTCAACATGTCGGTGCAGGCAAGCGACCCCGCTGCGCGTGCCTATGACAGCAACTTGTACGTTGCGTCTCTACCCGAGTGGTTTACGGATGCCGACCTGCACGAGCTGTTCAAGCGCTTTGGCCCCATCGTTTCTGCCAAGGTCATGTGCCACAAGGGAACGCACCACTGCAAGGGCTACGGCTTCGTGCTGTTCCAGCgcaccgacgacgcggcAGTCGCGCGATCGGAGATGATTGGTCACGTAGTGGGCGGCAATAAGATCCAGGTTCGTCGTGCCCGCTCTGCCGCCAGTGCCCCTCTCACAGAGGCCGCTTCCGCTGTGAGCGGCACCTTTACTGAGTCCCCCGGCTCGACgcgcgcgtcgtcgtcgaacGTGACGCCCATCAACTATGCCGCGCACGTGGTGCCGGCCCAGCAGCCGTCGTTTAACCCCCTGTACCCCTCCACCACAGCCTTGACCCCGACCTACGTTCTGACAAACCCCAGTGCTCCAATGCAGAAtgcaacacacacgcaaccgGCCATGTTGGTGGCCATCCCGAACGGTCGCACGATGGTGCAGGGTGCGGGTGATGTGATGTACATGGTTTTGGCGTCGTctgcgcagcagatgcagtCAACCAGCGCGATCTACTAA